A segment of the Solanum lycopersicum chromosome 9, SLM_r2.1 genome:
GGATTAGAAGAAACCCTGGAAATTTCTATTAGATACCGTATTAAAACATGCAGATCATAACTAATTTCTTCAGTGGTCTGTCCGAGACACAAACCTCCGTAAGCATTTTCATTTGGTTGAGCTGATTTAATTCTCTCAATACTTTACAGGGgcttatgaaaaattataattgggTTGTTAGAATTCATCATGTGATATTATGTTACCAAATAATTCATGAATGATCTTTTAATCACCAAATTAGTTGGGCAGGATCCTAGGTATCCATAATGAAAAGCAACATTAAGGTTGACAATTTCAACTTACTCCATGACTATATAAACATTTTCCTTGTCCTCATAGGCATCATAGAATTGAACCAGATTCCTATGTCCTGTTAAAGCACGCAATATTTTGACTTCTCTCCTTACATCCTCAATTGCAATTGTTGTAGTCATCTGCAAAAGATTCCTCAGTCTcattaaacaaagaaataattcaaTCAGGTGATACTGCTCTTGGCATGAAAATATAGTCCTTGTCTTTGTgccactatttttttttgtatgtgtgatttaaaaaaggaattttttgATGGAGTTTTCTAAGCTAAGCTACTTATCTTGGACTTATATCTCTTatattttttcctctctttGTCTTGGTTTCCTAATAATATTGTGTGATTATGTTATTTATAGGCTTGGCTGATACAGACCCAAAGGTAACACTTCAGGATTTTTGAAGTAGTTCGTTTGGAACTCGAGAAGGCTGATTGGTAAGAAattgaaagtaataaaaattttcTGCTATATGGTAGCTAGTTTTTAGATTGACCAGCTAACTCccttgtattttttataaagaGAATATGAGTTGTTATGGTTTGTCCGAACTACTTTTTCCATGTGAACAATCAACTTTGTTATTGTTTTACGAATACATGAACTGTTTTGCTAGAATCAAAACTAATGTATTGATAGTTATTTTGTTTACTTGTTGCAGTCTATTGCTATAATGTATGTTATTTACTCTAATCTAGGTCTGCCCTTATTGCTTTGAAATGTGTTTGCGTGTGCCTTTAGTCATTCATTTGTATAAAGTTTATTAAATGGTGGAAGCTGCTAATAACTTAActtctcaatattttttggtTCTACTATTAGTGTTGTAATTATttgttgttgaattgatgtgAAGGTTTGAGATTCGATTAATCTAAAAGTTCAAGTTGTTAAGTTCTGCCGATATTATTTGTACGCATGAATTTATTGGTGTCTTCATTTGTGAGGCCGGCATACTTTTGCTGACCCCTATTACACCATATATAGAATGATTGCATATTCTTAATGCATAAGAGTATAGAATTTTGTTTATTCTCCTTTAGTAAAATTACTGTATGTGGTATTGAGTGGATTTCTATAGTATGGTATGAGAAGATACTTCCTTTTGGTAAAACTGTTAACTTGTTCTGCTACATTGACACCAACAAAATTATTAACCTACGAATAATGATTGAAAACACAAGGAGTTGCTACTCATGATATTCTAACGAAGACACATTGGTGGACCTCAGAATCTAACACTCTGCTATGTTTTCAGAACTTTGAACATACCACCATAGACATTAACAGATAAGCTGCGTACTCTATGCAGAAACTTGAAGTGGTCATATTCACATACACATATATCTTCAACAAGATAACTGAAATCCATATGCATATGTCTTCCATTTAAAAGTCAGTGATTGATCCCTATAACTCGCTTTATGAATTCATAAACCAGCAGAGCTGCAAACAGACAAAATCTAGCAGTTAGCTAAAACCCCAACTCTCTCAAGTTACATAAAACACACATGCACACACAGGTATCATGGATTGAAGTAGTAAAGTAACAAACTCAAACCATATAAGGTGCATCACCTTGCACATAATTATTGGAGCAGACTCCAAATAGCGTAAAATCATCACTTTCTTCgggtaattaaatattgaataacTACTTTGTGCCACtgttttttttgtatgtgtgatttaaaaaaaggaattttttgATGGAGTTTTCTAAGCTAAGCTACTTATCTTGGACATATATCTCTTatattttttcctctctttGGCTTGGTTTCCTAATAATATTGTGTGATTATGTTATTTGTAGGCTTGGCTGATACATACCCAAAGGTAACACTTCAGGATTTTTGAAGTAGTTCGTTTGGAACCCGAGAAGGCTGATTGGTAAGAAattgaaagtaataaaaattttcTGCTATATGGTAGCTAGTTGTTAGATTGACCAGCTAAATcccttgtgtttttttttataaagagaaTATGAGTTGTTATGGTTTGTCCGAACTACTTTTTCCATGTGAACAATCAGCTTTGTTATTGTTTTACGAATACATGAACTGTTTTGCTAGAATCAAAACTAATGTATTGATAGTTATTTTGTTTACTTGTTGCAGTCTATTgctataatatatgttatttactCTAATATAGTTCTGCCCTTATTGCTTTGAAATGTGTTTGCGTGTGCCTTTAGTCATTCATTTGTATAAAGTTTAATAAATGGTGGAAGCTGCTAATAACTTAActtctcaatattttttggtTCTACTATTAGTGTTGTAATTGTttgttgttgaattgatgtgAAGGTTTGAGATTAGATTAATGTAAAAGTTCGAGTTGTTAAGTTCTGCCGATATTATTTGTACGCATGAATTTATTGGCTTTAATATTTTGCACATGTCATGTAGGATAAATATTCAATGGATTTTGGAGATAAAAGTTGGATTAATCTCCGAAGATCCACCAATGAATATATTGATGGAGTTAATGATTTTCTTGATAAAGCATTTGAACGAGCTTCCCAAGGAAATGAAATATTGTGTCCTTGTAAGAAATGCTTTAATCGTAATTGGCATTGCCGAAATATGGTAGAGGATCATTTGATTTGCCATGGATTTGTTCATGGATACACCAAATGGGTTTTTCATTGTGAAGGATTTTCCTCAAGAAATACGCCACATCCAACCGATGAAGAAGAAACTTCTAACATGCATGACGACATTGATATATTACTTCATGATACTTTTAGAAATATAGTAGATGATCAGAGACATGAAGGAGTGAGGGAGGGGCCACATGAAGATGCAaagagattttttaaattagtgaAGGAAGGGAAAGAAGAGTTGTATCCAGGGTGTAAGAATTTTTCTAAGTTGAGTTTTACCATCTGGCTATACTTGTTTAAATGCATTCACAAGTTGACTGATGTGGCCTTTTCAAATTTGTTGGACTTGATAAGAGAGGCATTTCCATTTGCTAAGATACCCGACTCGTTTTACAAGGAAAAAAAGATCATAAAAGATTTGGGTCTTCATTATGAGAAAATACATGCTTGCACTAATGATTGCATATTATTTTGGAATGACAATGCAAAGTTAGATAATTGCTCTGTGTGTGGAGCTTCAAGATGGAAGAATGTTCGTAATGACTTAAATAATAAGGTTACGAAAATCCCAGTGAAGGTGTTAAGGTACTTTCCTTTAAAACCTAGGCTTCAGAGGATATTCATGTGTTCTAAAACATCTGTAGCTATGAGATGGCATGATACTGAACGACTTAAAGATGGAAATTTAAGACATCCTGCAGATGGTGAAGCTTGGAAGGATTTTGATTCATTGCATCCTAACTTTGCTAATGATGCTCGTAATGTTAGATTGGGTCTTTCAAGTGATGGTTTCAATCCATTCAGAACTATGAGCATTTCCCATAGCACATAGCCAGTTATGTTGATGAACTATAATTCATCTCCATGGACTTGCATGAAGTCGGAGAATATTATGTTGTCAATGATTATTCCAGGTCCATCGTCTCCCGGAAATGATATAGATGTATACTTGCAACCACTGAttgcagagttgaaagaactaTGGGAAGTGGGAGTTGAAACATATGATGCTGTAACTAATCAAACATTTCTAATGCATGCAGCTTTATTGTGGACAATTAGTGATTTTCCAGCTCTAGCAATGTTTTATGGATGGAGCACCAAGGGGAGATGGGCATGCCCCACTTGTAACCATAATACTTGTTCCCAATATCTCAAACATAGTCGCAAGATGTGTTACTTGGGTCATCGGACGTTTTTACCTCCTGATCATCCATTCAGAAGAGATAAAAGATCATTTAACGGTAAAGAGGAGCATAAAGTTGCACCTACTCCATTATCAGGTGCACAAATTCTTAAAGAGCTTCGTGAATTCAATAATGTATttggaaagaacaaaaagaaaagaaaatgaaagaatgaTGGTCCATGGAAAAAAAATCCATATTTTTTGAGTTACCGTATTGGGCAACAAACAAATTGAGGCACATCCTTGATGTGATGCACATAGAGAAGAATATTTGTGACAGTGTGCTTGGGACTTTATTGGATATACTTGGAAAGTCCAAAGATCATATAAATTATCGCTATGACTTGTATGAAATGGGGATACGTAAAGATCTTCAACCTCTAAAAGATTGTGATACAGGGAATATCCATCTAGCTAAAGCTTGTTTCTCTATGACACCGGatgagaaaaatttattttgcacCGTCTTAAAAGATGCCAAATTACCAAAAGGGTGTGCTTCTAATATATCAAGTCGTGTGCAAATTGAAGATATGAAAGTATCAGGAAGCAAAAGTCATGATGCTCATTTCATAATGCATTACTTGCTCCAGGTTGCAGTCAGAAAAGTGTTACCCAAGAATGTAGCTATGGTCTTGATTAGATTGGGGAATTTTTTTAGAGCCACATGTAGCAAGGTTATAAGAAGAAGCGATCTTGATAAGATGAAAGCAGAAATCATAGATATTGAATGtgagcttgaaaagatttttcCTCCATccttttttgatataatgacaCATTTACCTATCCATCTAGTAGATGAAATTAAGCTTGGAGGCCCAACTCATTTGCGTTGGATGTATTCTACAGAGAGAACTATGTGTGACTTGAAGGGGCTTGTTCGTAATCGAAAAAATCCTGAAGGATCAATAGTAGAAGGTTTTTCAGCTGTAGATTGTTTGAACTTTATTGCCATATACCTACCTAATACGGTGAAGACAAAATTAAGTAGGTGTGAAATAGAGGATGATGAGTACATTCAAACAGAAGAAGGTGGTGTTTCACATTTATTTCCTAAGACAGGTCATCCAATTGGAAGTGAGAATATAAGGAAAGGCAAGATTTTGAACATGGAGCAGCATGAGTTGTTTGAAGCACATCGATATACTTTGTTCAATACAGGAGATGAACAAGTAGAGGCATTTATCAAGTAAGATAAAATACTCGTTTGTTTTTAAACTTCATTTAGATGTTATGATAatgtatttcaaatttcatttcatttgtaaATACACATTGATTAAATTACATTACATGCTTACAGGGAACATAAGAGCTTAACTGATAATCGTACTAGAGGCAATGCATGGGTAAAAGCACAGGTCCATAGTAGAGAATTTGGTGATTGGTTTagtgaaaaagttaaaaatattgaagtgTCCAATCATTTAAAATGGCTAGCTAAAGGGCCTAACTTTGTGGCAAAAAGATATACTGGATATTTCATTAATGGATATCGATTTCATACGAAGACACGGGATGCCCCTTGTAAAACTCAGAATAGTGGAGTGACTTTGTCAGCCACAACGGATAGTTTTGCTAGTGCTAGGGACAAAAATCCTGTTGATGGAATGGTTCTCCATTACGGAATTATTCAGGATATCATTGAGATTGATTATTGGGGTTGCTTTAGTGTTGTACTTTTTAATTGTGATTGGTTTCATAATGAAGTCGATGATTATGGATTGACTCGgtatatttcaacaaaaaatgtaGTACAAATGATCCTTTTGTACTAGCATCTCAAgtgcatcaatttttttatatggaaGATCCAGTTGAGaaaaatgtttattatgcaagaAACAAAGTCCCTGTGGATTTGTATGATTTGGAGGAAGAGAATTGTCCTAATATTGAAGAAACATTTTGGAGAGAGCCTAATGATGATATTGGTTCATCAGAAAGATTAGTTGATGTAGATGTTAGATGGTCTAGAGAAGATCTTCCTGTTGATATCATCGATGTTCCTTCCATTGCACAACATTCACAAGATGAAGCTATGGAAACATCGGAAGAGGAGGATGACTTTGATGATACTGATTGAGATTGGATGGAAGTTGATGATTGACAAAGGATCTTGTGGACTTGTTCAAatacattatgttttttttcttatagtaaataatgaatatcattTGAGGTGCATCATATAGATTATGAATGTTGAGTAAACTATATTTGCTAtctcttgtttttgtttctatgttttttttcttcatgttaTCGTTAAATTACTACAACTTTTTGATTATTAGTTTTGGTAAGTCCTTTTTCTCTCTTAttgatcattttcattcttcttctttttgcaGTTTCTCTGAGCAATTTCAATATATTAGTGGACCAGCAAATCACTAGGTTCTTATCTCTTTACTAAGGTCCAACAGTCCAGGTTCGTTTTCTCTTCGAGTACTTAATATTATTGTAGACAGTAAGAAACTTGTTGTTCTCTTATAATTTCACCAATTGGCACCTAAAAACACTCTAAATCTTGTGTGTGATTGTGAACAGTAATAGACCTACTGAATGTGATTGTCTGcagaaaatattattagaatGTCCCTTAAGGGTACATTTTATTTTCAGCTCTTTATTATATCTTGGTGATTGATTTGTGTAAGTATTGCAGGTGTACACTGCCatacattttaactttttaatttctattttcagATAGGTTTGAATAGTCATAGATATGAGTCAACAAGAAACTTCAAAAAGAACCAAAaagccaaaaagaaaacatttgcTAAACCGGGATCGTTATCATTCTTGGCAAATAAGAAACGACGGTTATTGACaacaaatgaaattattaaagaaatagAGTGCAAGAAAGGACATCTGCTCAAATTAATTGGAGCAGAACAATCAGTAGCACCACAATCTGAAGCAAAAAGACAATCTATCGAGGAGTTGCCTTTTGAAAATCAGCCTGTCGAGGAGCTGCCTGTTGTGCAGCCTGTCGAGGAGCTGCCTCTTGTGCAGCCTGTCGAGGAGCTGCCTCTTGACCAGCATGGAAAAGATTTTCCTTTCGAGGATCAAGTGCAAATGAATTTTGTCACTCCTCGAACAAATGATCAACCTGAAGAACAAGGTAACATATAAGATTACAAACTTATTTTatgtattcataatttttaattattattcttgtattttcttATAGCTGGAGATGTTTCCACTCCAAATAAAAGAGGTAGAACGCAAATGCATGATGTTCATGCCCGAAAAGAACGTAAGTTGATCATACTGAATAGTCAAAATCAACCCGTTGGTCCTACGGATGATGTTGTCATAGAGGTAAGTAGCTTCCTAGGAACATTGGCTAGAAATGCGACTCTTTGCCCATTTGATATATTGGATTGGAGGAGCATGGACACTAAAAACGATTTATGGGATTATACCAAGGTTTGTAGtttacaataataaattatttgtaaaagtATTTTACTTCTATTGGCTAATTGAATGACACAAAATTATAGGGGAAATATATTATTCCTGAAGCTGCGTACCATTGGGCTATGGTAACAATTCGAGATGCTTGGAGAAGACATAGAAGTGATTTGAAGCTTAATTATTACGATCCATATGACAATGATGCAGTTAGAATGGCAAAAAAGCCTGGTCATATTCCAGAATGTCAATTTAGAGAGCTCCTCAAATATTGgaattctgaaaaattcaaGGTAAAAATGTAGTTCAGAATCTCAATTTTTTGAATAAGTAGCATTTGTATTTGGTACTTTAGTGTCTAAAGTAGTGTGATAATAGTATATATTCtgctttattttttcttctactcTCTTCTCTATTGTAATATTTTGtagcttctttcttcatttattgTGATAGTCACATGCATTTTACAAGACACCTTAACACTATATAATGAGTGATATTGACAGATTGttataaaggaaaaatagacTATTATAAAGGAAAGACAGACTAATATTGACCTCATCTAGTACACTATATAACACTAATATACCTTCGATTAACATTACTGATTCATTTCTTTGCAGAAAATGTCTGAAACAAATGCAAAGAATCgaaagaaaatgatgaatcCACAAACTACTGGCAAAAAGAGTTTCGCTTTAGTTCGTAATAAGCTGGTGAGTTctcttatatattatttttttgatgaaattttcttttggaTCTCTTCTAGTgtgagtttattttttatatatatttcaatttgaCTAGGAGAAAGATAAGGAGACAGTATCATCTAAGGATCTCTTTGTGGTTACAAGAACAAGAAAACCTGGTCGTTTGTACAAGGCCTCAAATGAAGATACTACTAGTAAAATTGGATGTGTCtgtctatatttttttattgagatcaattatttatttcataatattgtGTTTGTTGGATATGCTTTAGTAGGCTGAAATGGaggaaattgaaaaacaaataagCATAAATGGTGAGTATGTTGATGCATTTTCAAGCGTCATGGGTCCTGAACATCCGGGACGTCTAAGACTATATGGCGCAGGAGTTACAAAGactactttgaaaaaaaaagttggcaATTCGGAATCAACTTTAAGTGCAACAACTGATGGAATGCAGCAAATGCAAGAGAGGATGCAGAAAATGGAGAAACAGATGGaggaacaaaagaaaattgtgcGACAAGAAGTTATTGCAGATGTTATTGCACAACTTAAGCATGCAGGATTAATTGATCCTAATATATTGGCAACATTG
Coding sequences within it:
- the LOC109121059 gene encoding uncharacterized protein — its product is MSFGLTNAPAAFMSLMNGIFKPYLDIFVTIFIDDILVYSKSRKEHEEHLRIVLEMLREKKLYAKFSKCLADTYPKDKYSMDFGDKSWINLRRSTNEYIDGVNDFLDKAFERASQGNEILCPCKKCFNRNWHCRNMVEDHLICHGFVHGYTKWVFHCEGFSSRNTPHPTDEEETSNMHDDIDILLHDTFRNIVDDQRHEGVREGPHEDAKRFFKLVKEGKEELYPGCKNFSKLSFTIWLYLFKCIHKLTDVAFSNLLDLIREAFPFAKIPDSFYKEKKIIKDLGLHYEKIHACTNDCILFWNDNAKLDNCSVCGASRWKNVRNDLNNKVTKIPVKVLRYFPLKPRLQRIFMCSKTSVAMRWHDTERLKDGNLRHPADGEAWKDFDSLHPNFANDARNVRLGLSSDGPSSPGNDIDVYLQPLIAELKELWEVGVETYDAVTNQTFLMHAALLWTISDFPALAMFYGWSTKGRWACPTCNHNTCSQYLKHSRKMCYLGHRTFLPPDHPFRRDKRSFNGKEEHKVAPTPLSGAQILKELREFNNVFGKNKKKRK
- the LOC101265957 gene encoding uncharacterized protein is translated as MNFVTPRTNDQPEEQAGDVSTPNKRGRTQMHDVHARKERKLIILNSQNQPVGPTDDVVIEVSSFLGTLARNATLCPFDILDWRSMDTKNDLWDYTKGKYIIPEAAYHWAMVTIRDAWRRHRSDLKLNYYDPYDNDAVRMAKKPGHIPECQFRELLKYWNSEKFKKMSETNAKNRKKMMNPQTTGKKSFALVRNKLEKDKETVSSKDLFVVTRTRKPGRLYKASNEDTTSKIGCVCLYFFIEINYLFHNIVFVGYALVG